The bacterium genome has a window encoding:
- a CDS encoding c-type cytochrome translates to MLSKSQARIFFLGATAFFSLIFLLLTIDTLRQAPERTNEDALTPEVVHGKEIFDQNNCMGCHTILGEGAYYAPELTQVYDRRGPKWIEIFLKDPEAMFPGQRRMVQYDFEPEQIQALIAFFQWIGRIDTNGFPPPPDMAAPTVETMPTPTTSQTAALESAPEIFKQVCIACHSVAGSGGNVGPALDGVANRFTEPDLHTWLENPQAVKPGTAMPNLGLPDETRTEIVGWLMTLR, encoded by the coding sequence CACAGGCACGCATCTTCTTCCTTGGCGCGACCGCGTTCTTCTCGCTCATCTTTCTGCTGCTCACGATCGATACTCTCCGGCAAGCTCCAGAGCGCACGAACGAGGATGCGCTGACGCCAGAGGTGGTTCACGGCAAGGAGATCTTCGACCAGAACAATTGCATGGGCTGCCACACAATTCTGGGCGAGGGGGCGTACTACGCGCCCGAGCTTACCCAGGTCTACGACCGCCGCGGGCCCAAGTGGATCGAGATCTTCCTGAAGGATCCCGAAGCCATGTTCCCGGGACAGCGCCGCATGGTGCAGTACGACTTCGAGCCTGAGCAGATCCAGGCACTGATCGCCTTCTTCCAATGGATCGGGCGGATCGACACCAACGGGTTTCCGCCGCCCCCCGACATGGCTGCACCCACGGTCGAGACCATGCCGACCCCGACCACGTCGCAGACGGCCGCGCTTGAATCAGCACCCGAGATCTTCAAGCAGGTCTGCATCGCCTGCCACTCGGTCGCGGGTAGCGGTGGCAACGTCGGGCCCGCCCTCGACGGCGTCGCGAATCGCTTCACCGAGCCCGACCTGCACACCTGGCTCGAGAATCCCCAGGCGGTCAAGCCCGGAACCGCCATGCCCAACCTGGGCCTTCCCGACGAGACTCGAACCGAGATCGTCGGCTGGCTCATGACCCTCCGATAG